A region of Vibrio chagasii DNA encodes the following proteins:
- a CDS encoding lytic murein transglycosylase, with protein sequence MSKFSKSILAVSALLLGNSLTIGSVQAQELSFEQYVEKLKQQGREEGISEAIIDEAFDGVTFKPRAVKADKNQPEKKLTLDEYIPRAVPDWKVKQARSLYKKHYKALKRIGDEYGVQPRFIVALWGVESNFGKFTGNYSVIDALTTMAYEGRREAFFRSEAMAALTILDQGHITPKEMKGSWAGAMGQPQFMPSSFLAYAADGNGDGKKDIWGTEEDVFASAANYLSQSGWDDKYTWGRQVHVPSTVSIDLQGRSEDKAKYLKEWSELGIKRYDDRPLPNLDEDIKAWLIMPDDEAGRSYLVYNNYNVLMKWNRSYYFALAVSHLADRIKFD encoded by the coding sequence TTGAGTAAATTTTCGAAAAGCATATTGGCGGTGTCGGCATTACTTTTAGGTAATAGCCTGACCATTGGTTCAGTACAGGCTCAAGAACTGAGTTTCGAGCAATATGTAGAAAAACTAAAGCAACAAGGCCGTGAAGAAGGCATTTCTGAAGCGATCATTGATGAAGCCTTTGATGGTGTGACGTTTAAGCCAAGAGCAGTCAAAGCGGATAAAAACCAACCTGAAAAGAAACTGACTCTGGATGAGTACATTCCACGAGCAGTGCCAGATTGGAAAGTGAAGCAAGCAAGATCACTGTATAAGAAGCATTACAAAGCCTTAAAGCGCATTGGTGATGAGTATGGCGTTCAGCCGCGATTCATTGTCGCTTTATGGGGCGTTGAGAGTAACTTCGGTAAATTCACCGGTAATTACAGCGTTATCGATGCTTTAACGACGATGGCTTACGAAGGACGCAGAGAAGCGTTTTTCCGCAGTGAAGCGATGGCGGCGTTGACTATTCTAGACCAAGGGCATATCACCCCGAAAGAGATGAAAGGCTCTTGGGCTGGTGCTATGGGCCAACCTCAGTTTATGCCTAGCTCATTCTTAGCGTATGCCGCTGATGGTAATGGCGATGGTAAGAAAGATATCTGGGGTACGGAAGAAGATGTATTTGCCTCGGCGGCGAATTATCTGAGCCAATCCGGTTGGGATGACAAGTACACTTGGGGTCGTCAGGTTCACGTACCGTCAACGGTTTCTATTGATTTACAAGGTCGCTCTGAAGATAAAGCGAAATACCTAAAAGAGTGGTCTGAACTGGGTATTAAGCGTTACGACGACCGCCCACTGCCAAACCTTGATGAAGACATTAAAGCTTGGTTAATTATGCCAGATGACGAAGCGGGCCGTTCTTACCTCGTTTACAACAACTACAATGTGTTAATGAAGTGGAATCGTTCTTACTACTTTGCTTTGGCTGTTAGTCATCTAGCAGACAGAATCAAGTTTGATTAG
- a CDS encoding LysR family transcriptional regulator, translated as MVIFHALIKHDGFTSAAKSLNVSVSHISKQVALLEDSIGIKLVQRTTRSLTLTEAGEVFYQHCEQLFNTVKAAQMDMDSQRDDISGILRVGLSQSFGTLHIIPAIDELRQLYPQLRIEVHLFDYKVDMIEERLDLWITNNEDLPEGYIAQRLADSQFVVAASPDYLIKAGTPHVPSDLIDHNCLIYRSRERDYTSWAFDNGQENLSVKVAGDYSVDLAEAVRDAAVSGWGVAYLATYLVKEEFRTGKLIQVLPEWRASQLMPFYAVYPSRKNMPKKLSAVIEFIKDHIGSPTYWDENLKTCVELHR; from the coding sequence ATGGTGATATTCCATGCATTAATTAAGCACGATGGCTTTACCAGTGCTGCGAAAAGCTTGAACGTCTCGGTGTCTCATATCAGTAAACAAGTTGCTTTGCTTGAAGACTCTATTGGTATCAAATTGGTACAACGCACCACACGTAGCCTCACGCTAACGGAAGCAGGGGAAGTCTTCTATCAGCACTGTGAGCAACTGTTTAACACGGTAAAAGCGGCTCAAATGGATATGGATAGCCAGCGTGACGATATCTCTGGAATACTGCGTGTTGGGCTGTCGCAGTCATTTGGCACCTTACATATTATTCCTGCGATAGATGAGCTCAGGCAGTTGTATCCTCAGTTGAGAATCGAAGTCCACCTGTTCGATTACAAAGTGGACATGATTGAAGAGCGTCTGGATCTTTGGATCACCAATAACGAAGACTTACCTGAAGGGTACATTGCGCAGCGATTAGCAGATAGTCAGTTTGTGGTAGCCGCATCGCCTGATTACCTGATTAAAGCCGGGACACCGCACGTACCGTCGGATCTGATTGACCACAACTGCCTTATCTATCGTAGCCGAGAGCGAGATTACACATCGTGGGCGTTTGATAATGGGCAAGAGAACCTCAGTGTAAAAGTTGCTGGGGATTACTCGGTGGATTTAGCTGAGGCCGTTCGAGACGCTGCGGTATCAGGGTGGGGCGTGGCTTACTTAGCCACTTACTTAGTGAAGGAAGAGTTCAGAACGGGCAAGTTAATCCAAGTTTTGCCGGAATGGAGAGCGAGTCAGCTGATGCCGTTCTATGCTGTATATCCGAGTCGAAAGAACATGCCGAAGAAGCTTTCTGCGGTGATTGAGTTCATCAAAGATCATATTGGATCGCCGACGTACTGGGATGAAAACCTAAAAACGTGCGTTGAACTGCATCGTTAA
- the minC gene encoding septum site-determining protein MinC: MSSNPDLKGSSFTLSVLHLSDDQVENAVSFLQEKVDQAPTFFAAAPVVINISKVAGDIDFVKLKDGISQAGMIPVGVAGCSDKRMQNLAREAGFAVMTASKSPSQAPAKMAPIKVIRTPIRSGQQVYAKDGDLLILSHVSAGAEVIADGSIHIHGTLRGRAIAGASGQTEAKIICNDLQAELVSIAGNYWLSDQIESEYWQKKTMFSMANDVLHVDVLAI; the protein is encoded by the coding sequence ATGTCTAGTAATCCAGATCTAAAAGGTAGCAGCTTTACGCTATCTGTTTTGCACTTATCCGATGATCAAGTCGAAAATGCAGTCTCTTTTCTTCAAGAGAAGGTAGACCAAGCACCCACTTTTTTTGCTGCCGCACCTGTGGTTATCAACATCAGCAAAGTGGCTGGCGATATCGACTTCGTAAAGCTAAAAGATGGCATATCTCAAGCGGGTATGATTCCGGTTGGCGTCGCTGGCTGTTCTGACAAACGCATGCAAAATCTTGCTAGAGAAGCTGGCTTTGCGGTCATGACGGCAAGTAAATCCCCATCGCAAGCACCTGCAAAAATGGCGCCTATTAAAGTAATTAGAACCCCGATTCGTTCTGGGCAACAGGTATACGCAAAAGATGGCGACCTATTAATCCTAAGCCACGTAAGTGCTGGTGCAGAAGTAATTGCCGATGGCAGCATCCATATTCATGGCACATTGCGCGGCCGTGCGATTGCCGGTGCAAGTGGTCAAACTGAAGCAAAAATAATTTGTAATGATTTACAAGCCGAGCTGGTTTCTATTGCAGGAAATTACTGGCTCAGCGATCAAATTGAAAGCGAGTACTGGCAGAAGAAAACCATGTTCAGTATGGCAAACGATGTATTACACGTTGACGTCCTCGCAATATAA
- a CDS encoding NupC/NupG family nucleoside CNT transporter, with protein sequence MASLLGIITILVAAWLLSTDRKNIPLRTVSLAFLLQISFALLVLYVPMGKEALNAATGAVSSLINYGQEGINFLFGGLTNNGFVFAINVLGIIIFFSALISGLYHIGFMPKVINLIGGALQKFLGTGRAESLSATANIFVGMIEAPLVVKPYLKHMTDSQLFAVMVCGLASVAGGTLVGYASLGVDLNYLIAAAFMSAPAGLLMAKILVPGSADDVQENIESDVEIPRATNVVEAMADGAMSGLRIAVAVGATLLAFISVIAMLNGLLGIVGGWFGVNLSFELLLGYVFAPVAWLIGVPWSEAVVAGSLIGNKIVVNEFVAFVQLMDAKEVLSEHSQAIVTFALCGFANISTMAILIGGLGSLVPERRSFISQYGFKAICAGVFANLMSAAIAGVVLSL encoded by the coding sequence ATGGCTTCGCTACTTGGAATTATTACTATTTTAGTTGCCGCTTGGTTACTATCTACGGACAGAAAAAATATTCCACTAAGAACAGTCTCTTTGGCTTTCTTACTACAAATCTCATTCGCGCTATTGGTTCTGTATGTACCAATGGGTAAAGAAGCGTTGAATGCAGCCACAGGTGCGGTATCTAGCTTGATCAACTACGGTCAAGAAGGGATTAACTTCCTATTTGGTGGCCTTACGAACAACGGTTTCGTTTTCGCGATTAATGTTCTGGGCATCATTATCTTTTTCTCTGCGCTTATCTCTGGTTTATATCACATCGGCTTTATGCCAAAAGTGATCAACCTTATCGGTGGTGCGCTGCAGAAGTTCTTGGGCACAGGCCGTGCTGAATCACTGTCTGCAACTGCAAATATCTTCGTTGGCATGATTGAAGCACCATTGGTGGTTAAGCCTTACCTGAAACACATGACAGACTCGCAACTATTTGCAGTGATGGTGTGTGGTTTGGCGTCTGTAGCGGGTGGCACGCTAGTGGGTTATGCGTCACTAGGCGTAGACCTAAACTACCTGATTGCAGCGGCATTCATGTCTGCACCTGCAGGTTTGTTAATGGCTAAAATCCTAGTGCCTGGCAGTGCTGACGATGTTCAAGAAAACATTGAGTCTGATGTTGAAATTCCACGAGCAACAAACGTAGTTGAGGCAATGGCAGATGGGGCTATGTCTGGACTTCGTATTGCCGTTGCGGTGGGTGCGACACTTCTTGCCTTTATCAGTGTGATTGCAATGCTGAATGGCTTGCTGGGTATTGTTGGTGGTTGGTTTGGCGTAAACCTAAGCTTCGAACTTCTCCTAGGTTATGTGTTCGCACCCGTTGCATGGCTGATCGGTGTGCCGTGGTCTGAAGCTGTTGTGGCAGGTTCACTGATCGGTAACAAGATTGTTGTGAACGAATTTGTCGCTTTCGTTCAGTTAATGGATGCGAAAGAGGTTCTTAGCGAGCACTCACAAGCGATCGTAACCTTTGCACTGTGTGGCTTTGCTAACATTTCAACAATGGCGATTTTGATTGGTGGTCTAGGTAGCTTGGTACCAGAGCGTCGCTCTTTCATCTCACAATACGGCTTTAAAGCAATTTGTGCAGGTGTGTTTGCTAACCTAATGAGTGCTGCGATTGCTGGCGTGGTACTTTCACTCTAG
- the minD gene encoding septum site-determining protein MinD produces the protein MARIIVVTSGKGGVGKTTSSAAIASGLALKGKKTAVIDFDIGLRNLDLIMGCERRVVYDFVNVINGEATLNQAMIKDKRTDNLFILPASQTRDKDALTKDGVRRVFDELDEMGFDFIICDSPAGIEQGALMALYFADEAIVTTNPEVSSVRDSDRILGILDSKSRRSEEGLEPVKTHLLLTRYNPARVNQGEMLSVQDVEEILHISLLGVIPESQAVLNASNKGVPVIFDEATDAGMAYNDTVERLLGSQVDFRFLTEQKKGIFKRLFGG, from the coding sequence ATGGCACGCATTATCGTTGTAACGTCAGGTAAAGGCGGGGTAGGCAAAACGACCTCTAGTGCAGCTATTGCCTCAGGTCTGGCTTTAAAAGGGAAGAAAACCGCAGTTATCGACTTTGATATCGGTCTGCGTAACCTTGATTTAATTATGGGTTGTGAGCGTCGTGTTGTTTACGATTTCGTTAACGTTATCAATGGTGAAGCTACGCTCAACCAAGCGATGATTAAAGACAAGCGCACAGACAACCTATTCATTCTTCCAGCTTCTCAGACACGTGATAAAGACGCACTGACTAAAGATGGTGTTCGTCGCGTATTTGATGAACTGGATGAGATGGGCTTTGACTTCATCATCTGTGATTCACCTGCGGGTATCGAGCAAGGCGCGCTAATGGCGTTGTACTTTGCTGATGAAGCGATTGTAACAACTAACCCAGAAGTCTCTTCTGTACGCGACTCAGACCGTATTCTAGGTATTCTGGACTCTAAATCTCGTCGTTCAGAAGAGGGCTTAGAGCCAGTGAAAACTCACCTTCTACTGACTCGCTACAACCCTGCTCGTGTAAATCAAGGCGAGATGCTAAGCGTACAAGATGTAGAAGAGATTCTGCACATTTCGCTGCTGGGTGTAATCCCAGAAAGCCAAGCGGTACTGAACGCATCGAACAAGGGTGTTCCAGTGATCTTTGACGAAGCAACCGATGCAGGTATGGCTTACAATGATACTGTAGAGCGACTACTAGGTAGCCAAGTTGACTTCCGCTTCTTAACGGAACAGAAGAAAGGCATCTTCAAACGACTGTTCGGGGGCTAA
- a CDS encoding YcgL domain-containing protein, translating into MLCSIYKSSKKEGTYLYIPKKDDFSQVPDALMQMFGKPSFVMVIKMDGRKLAQVNIDKVRESLNTDGFFLQVPPPPVNELELYKERKAQQNNQDEE; encoded by the coding sequence ATGCTGTGTTCTATATATAAAAGCTCAAAGAAAGAAGGAACATACCTTTATATCCCTAAGAAGGATGATTTTTCACAAGTTCCTGACGCACTGATGCAAATGTTTGGTAAACCTAGTTTTGTAATGGTAATTAAAATGGACGGTCGCAAACTGGCTCAAGTGAACATCGATAAAGTGAGAGAATCACTGAACACCGATGGTTTCTTTTTGCAGGTTCCGCCTCCACCAGTAAACGAACTTGAGCTGTACAAAGAGCGCAAAGCTCAGCAAAACAATCAAGACGAAGAGTGA
- a CDS encoding sodium:proton antiporter produces the protein MDLSITSSLALIGLLSLACQLLGWRLRLPAILPLLIVGLLLGPGLNVLNPDVIFGDVLFPLISLGVAIILFEGALTLNFKEIRGHGRMVTHLVSVGMLITWACIVVGAYYFANFSWPLAALFGALVVVTGPTVIVPMLRSIQPKASLGSILRWEGIVIDPIGALFAVLVYEYIVSSADPTGHVLSALGLTLAIGLGLGIIGGHLIAKMLQGHWVPHYLRNVAVLTLMLAAFSFSNDLSEESGLLTVTIMGIWLANVKGLDIEDIIEFKETLTVLLISALFILLASRLDSGAFLSIGWGGIGLLAVVMLVARPLSVWISGIGTDLSSADKWFLSWMAPRGIVAAAVSSLFAIKLQEKQLIEGADLLVPMVFLVIIGTVVIQSLTASWWARKLGVTQEKAQGVIFFGATHFARQFAKVLATHNINSVLADTNWESIRLARMDNLNVYFGNPASSHAENNLELDGIGRAMIVSPYRQTNPLVSMHYQDEFGANKVFELESPENKHERHQVSRDGNRSLFEEGVTYSKLNSLMAQGSQIKSTGLTEAFDLNEFNALYPKAILLGVINDGDFRLITQGADLEKLISTECEIISLLPPSEQVEKVETPDK, from the coding sequence ATGGATTTGTCGATTACTTCTTCTTTGGCGCTAATTGGACTCTTGTCTCTAGCTTGTCAGCTACTCGGCTGGCGATTGCGTCTTCCCGCGATTCTCCCTCTTCTTATTGTCGGCCTGTTATTGGGCCCCGGCTTAAATGTTCTTAACCCAGATGTCATTTTCGGTGATGTTCTATTTCCGCTGATTTCATTAGGTGTTGCCATCATTCTGTTCGAAGGCGCATTGACGCTTAACTTCAAAGAGATCAGAGGGCATGGTCGCATGGTGACTCATCTAGTGAGTGTAGGCATGTTGATTACATGGGCGTGTATTGTGGTCGGTGCCTACTACTTTGCTAACTTTAGTTGGCCATTAGCGGCGCTATTCGGTGCTTTGGTGGTGGTGACGGGCCCGACAGTGATTGTGCCTATGCTGCGTAGTATTCAGCCCAAAGCTTCTCTTGGCAGCATTTTACGATGGGAAGGGATTGTGATTGATCCGATTGGCGCTCTGTTTGCCGTTCTGGTTTATGAATACATTGTCTCTTCAGCCGACCCTACTGGTCATGTGTTGTCAGCACTTGGGCTGACTCTGGCTATTGGTTTAGGCTTGGGGATCATCGGTGGCCATTTGATTGCCAAGATGCTGCAAGGGCATTGGGTGCCACACTACCTGCGTAATGTAGCAGTGCTAACATTAATGTTGGCGGCTTTCTCCTTCTCTAACGACCTGAGTGAAGAATCTGGCTTGTTAACCGTGACCATCATGGGGATCTGGCTTGCCAATGTGAAAGGCTTGGATATCGAAGACATCATCGAATTCAAAGAGACCCTGACTGTGTTACTCATTTCTGCGCTGTTTATTTTGTTAGCCAGTCGACTCGATTCGGGCGCGTTCCTGTCGATAGGTTGGGGCGGCATAGGATTATTAGCGGTGGTTATGCTGGTGGCTCGCCCGTTAAGTGTGTGGATCAGCGGGATCGGCACGGATCTTAGTTCTGCAGATAAATGGTTTTTAAGTTGGATGGCACCACGCGGGATCGTGGCGGCAGCGGTTTCTTCTTTGTTTGCGATCAAACTTCAAGAGAAGCAATTGATCGAGGGCGCAGACCTGTTGGTCCCTATGGTGTTCTTAGTCATCATAGGTACGGTTGTTATTCAGAGCTTAACCGCGAGCTGGTGGGCGAGAAAGCTAGGTGTCACTCAAGAGAAAGCGCAGGGGGTTATCTTCTTTGGTGCCACCCACTTTGCAAGGCAGTTTGCCAAGGTGCTCGCGACACACAACATCAATAGTGTACTTGCGGATACCAACTGGGAGAGCATTCGCTTGGCACGTATGGATAACTTGAATGTTTACTTTGGTAACCCAGCTTCCAGTCACGCGGAAAACAATTTGGAACTCGATGGGATAGGGCGAGCGATGATTGTCTCGCCTTATCGCCAAACTAACCCGTTGGTAAGCATGCATTATCAAGACGAGTTTGGTGCCAACAAGGTTTTTGAACTTGAGTCGCCAGAAAACAAGCACGAGAGACACCAAGTGAGTCGAGATGGCAACCGAAGTCTATTTGAGGAAGGCGTCACCTACTCCAAGCTCAATTCATTGATGGCACAAGGCAGCCAAATTAAAAGTACAGGGCTGACAGAGGCATTTGATCTGAATGAGTTTAACGCGCTTTATCCTAAAGCGATTTTGCTTGGAGTCATCAATGACGGGGACTTCCGTTTAATTACTCAAGGGGCTGACTTAGAAAAGCTGATATCGACAGAATGTGAGATCATCAGTTTACTGCCACCTTCAGAGCAGGTTGAGAAAGTCGAGACTCCAGATAAGTAG